One Agrobacterium vaccinii DNA window includes the following coding sequences:
- the puuD gene encoding urate hydroxylase PuuD: MYEYAIAWEWMAFAVRWLHVITAIAWIGSSFYFIALDLGLVKRPNMPPGVYGEEWQVHGGGFYHVQKYLVAPASMPEHLTWFKWESYATWLSGFAMLCIVYYGGADLFLIDHSVLELTQFQAICLSLASLAIGWVFYDLLCKSPIGNNTWGLMAVLYIALVAMAWGYTQVFTGRAAFLHLGAFTATIMSANVFMIIIPNQKIVVADLIAGRTPDPKYGRIAKQRSLHNNYLTLPVIFFMLSNHYPLAFATQFNWIIAALVFLMGVTIRHWFNTTHARKGRPTWTWLVTVLIFIVIMWLSTVPRVLTGEQEEKAAKLSPIQQLFAADVHFASARDVVQSRCSMCHAAEPVWEGVPFTPKLVKLETDAQIAAHAREIYLQAGRSHAMPPGNITAITPQERKVLTAWYESAVSQGKTE; this comes from the coding sequence ATGTACGAATATGCCATTGCGTGGGAATGGATGGCCTTTGCCGTCAGGTGGCTGCACGTGATCACCGCCATCGCCTGGATCGGCTCATCCTTCTACTTCATCGCACTGGATTTGGGGCTGGTGAAGCGCCCGAACATGCCGCCGGGTGTTTATGGTGAAGAGTGGCAGGTGCATGGCGGCGGTTTCTACCATGTGCAGAAATATCTGGTCGCGCCTGCCTCGATGCCGGAACATCTCACTTGGTTCAAATGGGAAAGCTACGCCACGTGGCTTTCCGGGTTTGCCATGCTGTGCATCGTTTATTACGGCGGCGCTGATCTGTTCCTAATCGACCATTCCGTGCTGGAACTCACGCAGTTTCAGGCCATCTGTCTGTCGCTGGCCTCGCTCGCCATCGGCTGGGTGTTTTATGATCTGCTGTGCAAATCCCCCATCGGCAACAACACCTGGGGCCTGATGGCCGTGCTCTACATTGCGCTGGTGGCGATGGCCTGGGGTTATACGCAGGTGTTTACGGGCCGCGCGGCGTTCCTGCACCTGGGTGCCTTTACCGCCACAATCATGTCGGCCAACGTCTTCATGATCATCATTCCCAACCAGAAGATCGTCGTCGCCGACTTGATCGCCGGTCGCACGCCGGACCCGAAATATGGCCGCATCGCCAAGCAGCGTTCGCTGCACAACAACTACCTGACGCTGCCCGTCATCTTCTTCATGCTGTCGAACCACTATCCGCTGGCATTTGCCACCCAGTTCAACTGGATCATTGCAGCGCTAGTCTTCCTGATGGGCGTCACCATCCGCCACTGGTTCAACACCACCCACGCCCGCAAGGGCAGACCCACATGGACATGGCTGGTCACGGTGCTGATCTTTATCGTCATCATGTGGCTTTCCACCGTGCCGAGGGTGCTGACCGGCGAACAGGAAGAAAAAGCAGCGAAGCTTTCGCCCATTCAGCAGCTTTTCGCAGCCGATGTGCATTTCGCCTCAGCGCGGGATGTGGTGCAAAGCCGCTGTTCCATGTGCCATGCGGCAGAGCCGGTCTGGGAAGGTGTTCCCTTCACACCAAAATTGGTGAAGCTTGAGACAGATGCGCAAATTGCGGCGCATGCACGGGAAATCTATTTACAGGCGGGACGCTCCCATGCCATGCCCCCCGGCAACATCACGGCGATCACGCCGCAGGAACGCAAGGTGCTGACCGCATGGTATGAGAGCGCCGTATCCCAAGGAAAAACGGAATGA
- the uraH gene encoding hydroxyisourate hydrolase, whose translation MTGLTTHVLDAAHGTPAQGLKIELYRLDGERREKLKIVETNSDGRVDGGPLLIGEAFRAGQYELVFHAGDYLRAKGLTLPEPAFLDVIPIRFGIADETGHYHVPLLLSPYSYSTYRGS comes from the coding sequence ATGACCGGCCTGACGACCCATGTTCTCGATGCCGCCCATGGCACACCCGCGCAAGGTCTGAAAATCGAGCTTTACCGGCTGGATGGGGAGCGCCGCGAGAAGCTGAAAATTGTTGAAACCAATAGCGATGGTCGTGTCGATGGCGGGCCTTTGCTGATTGGAGAGGCGTTTCGCGCCGGTCAATACGAACTGGTCTTTCACGCAGGCGACTATCTGCGCGCCAAAGGGCTGACGCTGCCGGAACCGGCGTTTCTGGATGTCATACCCATTCGCTTCGGCATTGCCGATGAAACAGGGCATTACCACGTGCCGCTGCTGCTCTCGCCCTATAGTTACTCGACCTATCGGGGAAGCTAA
- a CDS encoding LysR substrate-binding domain-containing protein, with the protein MKLSRNVPLNAMRVLESAARHLSFTRAGEELGMTQTAVSYQIKLLEDFVGAPLFLRKPRQVELTQTGELLAGRASQAFGILATALEEARNRTADVLIISCTTTFAHQWLARRLGVFQARYPKISVQLALTNEIVDFARTNVDIGIRWGKGDWPDVISRRIMRLDFAPVVSPKLAATIGGLKHPADILKLPIISPNDRWWKHWFAEAGVTETDLDSRTGSDFGIQNLEAQAAIAGHGVAIVNPVHFAEDIASGRLLQPFDLVCNDGHDYWIVHHESRRKVAKIKAFSEWMEEEFPTEP; encoded by the coding sequence ATGAAACTCTCCCGTAACGTACCCCTGAATGCCATGCGCGTGCTGGAAAGTGCCGCGCGTCACCTGAGTTTCACTAGGGCTGGCGAAGAGCTGGGCATGACGCAGACGGCGGTGAGCTATCAGATCAAATTGCTTGAGGATTTCGTCGGTGCACCGCTGTTCCTGCGCAAGCCACGGCAGGTGGAACTGACTCAAACGGGCGAGTTACTGGCAGGTCGGGCATCGCAAGCCTTCGGTATTCTTGCGACGGCGCTGGAAGAAGCGCGCAACAGGACGGCGGATGTTCTCATCATCTCCTGCACCACGACCTTCGCGCATCAATGGCTGGCGAGACGGTTGGGCGTGTTTCAGGCCAGATACCCCAAAATCTCGGTGCAACTGGCTCTCACCAACGAGATCGTGGACTTCGCCCGCACCAATGTCGATATCGGCATTCGCTGGGGCAAAGGCGATTGGCCTGACGTCATCAGCCGTCGAATCATGCGGCTGGATTTTGCCCCAGTCGTCAGCCCCAAGCTTGCCGCCACCATCGGCGGGCTGAAGCATCCCGCCGATATTCTGAAACTGCCCATCATCAGCCCCAATGATCGCTGGTGGAAACACTGGTTTGCGGAAGCAGGGGTGACCGAGACCGATCTCGACAGCCGAACCGGCAGCGACTTCGGCATCCAGAATCTGGAAGCGCAGGCGGCCATTGCGGGCCACGGCGTTGCCATCGTCAATCCGGTCCACTTCGCCGAAGACATCGCATCCGGTCGCCTGCTCCAACCCTTCGACCTGGTCTGCAATGATGGCCACGACTACTGGATCGTTCATCACGAAAGCCGCCGCAAGGTCGCCAAGATCAAGGCATTCAGCGAGTGGATGGAGGAGGAGTTTCCGACGGAGCCGTGA
- a CDS encoding metallophosphoesterase family protein, translated as MIFAAIADVHGNYAALEAVLANIRKLGIEDIVNLGDCFSGPLDAGPTAKLLIDGGIPSVRGNHDRALIEQPFDEMGPWEKTVYPQLSPSDLDWLKALPFEMVFKDVAYCCHGSPKGDLDYWLEQLLPQGVLHLRARAEIEALATGIEQPLMLCGHTHIARTVQLSDGRLIVNPGSVGCPGWKDDEPFHHQVDAGHALAAYAVLEETAHGWQVSYRQIPYDTAPMAELARRNGMDRIGNAIASGWQD; from the coding sequence ATGATTTTTGCTGCAATCGCCGATGTTCACGGAAATTACGCTGCGCTTGAAGCCGTTTTGGCAAATATACGAAAGCTTGGGATCGAAGACATCGTCAATCTGGGTGATTGCTTCAGCGGCCCACTGGATGCCGGGCCAACCGCAAAGCTGTTGATCGATGGCGGCATTCCGAGTGTCCGTGGAAACCATGACCGCGCCCTGATCGAGCAGCCATTCGACGAGATGGGACCGTGGGAAAAAACCGTCTATCCTCAGCTTTCTCCGTCCGATCTCGACTGGTTGAAGGCCTTGCCGTTCGAGATGGTTTTCAAGGACGTTGCCTATTGCTGCCATGGGTCACCGAAAGGCGATCTGGATTACTGGTTGGAACAGTTGCTACCGCAGGGCGTGCTGCATCTTCGTGCGCGTGCAGAGATCGAGGCGCTTGCGACGGGTATCGAACAGCCATTGATGTTATGCGGCCACACGCATATTGCGCGCACAGTTCAGCTGTCTGACGGACGTCTTATCGTCAATCCGGGCAGCGTCGGTTGCCCCGGCTGGAAGGATGACGAACCCTTCCATCATCAGGTGGATGCGGGACACGCGCTTGCGGCCTACGCTGTTCTCGAAGAGACTGCCCACGGGTGGCAGGTATCTTACCGGCAAATACCCTACGACACGGCCCCGATGGCAGAGCTTGCGCGCCGCAATGGCATGGACCGAATCGGAAATGCTATCGCCAGCGGCTGGCAGGACTAA
- a CDS encoding methyl-accepting chemotaxis protein translates to MSFLKNASIRTKILSLIIPLCVVGLSATVFISSRYKAADTSYSDFIAKDNIASVEMARANRNMVASAYGAYQILTYRQQDPGMKRALDFYNDSKAKLFSRFDRVKELVPTESAKIDSLLTRAKEVISITDQAVQMGQVDQDEQAKAVLAKADALILPLTTDNAAFLDGMVKAVGVKSDALSDQTNSTIFTSLMVVGITFALGIIASLVVAAKGITTPIASLRERMISLAQGQTAAPVEGQDRKDEVGQMAKAVSVFRDNALEKIRLEKEAEANRSVSEKERIDREAQKAQDAADTQFAVDQLAKGLGRLADGDVAYRIETPFVSHLDTLRSNFNGSVANLNDALRAVGQNARGIDAGANEIRSAADDLSKRTEQQAASVEETAAALEEITTTVKDSSSRAEEVGHLVAKARDGAEKSGNVVRQAVTAMNEIERSSGEITNIISVIDEIAFQTNLLALNAGVEAARAGEAGKGFAVVAQEVRELAQRSAKAAKEIKALITTSGEHVRSGVTLVGETGKALEVIVTEVQEINRHITAIVESSREQSVGLQEINTAVNTMDQGTQQNAAMVEQSTAASHSLAKEAASLNQLLSRFNLGQGEGSGRTMPSAAPVRSASATSRPAPSPARALGRKIAGAFGGGSSAAAVAQDTWEEF, encoded by the coding sequence ATGTCATTTCTTAAAAACGCAAGTATTCGGACAAAAATCCTATCTTTGATCATTCCGCTATGCGTTGTGGGACTGAGCGCTACGGTCTTTATTTCCAGCCGCTACAAGGCAGCGGATACGAGCTATTCCGACTTCATTGCGAAGGACAACATCGCGAGCGTCGAGATGGCACGTGCTAACCGCAATATGGTCGCCTCTGCCTACGGCGCATATCAAATACTGACCTACCGTCAGCAAGACCCTGGAATGAAAAGGGCGCTGGATTTTTATAACGACAGCAAGGCCAAGCTTTTCAGCAGGTTTGACCGTGTCAAAGAACTTGTTCCAACCGAAAGCGCAAAGATCGATTCCCTTCTGACGCGCGCGAAAGAGGTTATTTCCATCACCGACCAGGCTGTTCAAATGGGCCAGGTGGATCAGGATGAACAGGCGAAAGCCGTTCTGGCGAAAGCTGACGCTTTAATTTTACCTCTGACAACGGACAATGCTGCATTTCTGGACGGCATGGTCAAAGCAGTCGGCGTCAAAAGTGACGCACTGAGCGACCAGACGAACTCCACCATTTTCACGTCCTTGATGGTGGTCGGCATCACCTTCGCACTGGGTATCATCGCCTCCCTCGTCGTTGCCGCCAAGGGGATCACGACACCGATCGCATCCTTGCGCGAACGGATGATTTCGCTTGCTCAGGGTCAGACGGCAGCGCCTGTCGAAGGCCAGGACCGCAAGGATGAAGTCGGCCAGATGGCAAAGGCCGTTTCTGTCTTCCGCGACAACGCCCTTGAGAAGATTCGTCTGGAAAAGGAAGCCGAAGCCAATCGCAGCGTTTCCGAGAAGGAACGTATCGACCGTGAAGCGCAGAAAGCACAGGACGCCGCAGACACGCAGTTTGCTGTCGATCAACTGGCAAAGGGTCTGGGCCGTCTTGCAGATGGTGACGTGGCATACCGCATCGAAACGCCATTCGTTTCGCACCTCGACACACTACGCAGCAACTTTAACGGCTCGGTTGCCAACCTGAACGACGCCCTGCGTGCCGTTGGCCAGAATGCCCGCGGTATCGATGCCGGTGCCAACGAAATCCGCTCTGCCGCGGACGACCTCTCCAAGCGCACGGAACAGCAGGCGGCGTCGGTTGAAGAAACCGCAGCCGCTCTCGAAGAAATCACCACGACGGTGAAGGATTCGAGCAGCCGCGCCGAAGAAGTCGGTCATCTCGTTGCCAAGGCCCGTGATGGTGCGGAAAAGTCCGGCAACGTCGTGCGTCAGGCCGTGACCGCCATGAACGAGATCGAACGCTCTTCGGGCGAGATCACCAACATTATCAGCGTTATCGATGAGATTGCCTTCCAGACCAACCTTCTGGCCTTGAACGCAGGCGTTGAAGCGGCCCGTGCTGGTGAAGCCGGTAAGGGCTTTGCGGTTGTTGCACAGGAAGTACGTGAACTGGCGCAGCGCTCTGCCAAGGCTGCGAAAGAGATCAAGGCATTGATCACCACGTCTGGCGAACACGTTCGCTCTGGCGTGACGCTGGTGGGTGAAACCGGCAAGGCACTTGAGGTCATCGTCACCGAAGTCCAGGAAATCAACCGTCACATCACCGCGATTGTCGAATCGTCTCGCGAACAGTCGGTCGGCCTTCAGGAGATCAACACCGCCGTCAACACCATGGACCAGGGCACGCAGCAGAACGCGGCTATGGTCGAACAGTCGACAGCGGCTAGCCACAGCCTTGCCAAGGAAGCGGCATCCCTCAACCAGTTGCTGTCTCGCTTCAACCTCGGTCAGGGCGAAGGTTCTGGCCGGACCATGCCATCGGCTGCGCCAGTCAGATCCGCATCGGCCACGTCCAGACCCGCACCATCTCCAGCCCGCGCACTCGGTCGCAAGATTGCAGGCGCCTTCGGTGGTGGTTCATCGGCAGCAGCGGTTGCGCAGGATACCTGGGAAGAGTTCTGA
- a CDS encoding sulfite exporter TauE/SafE family protein: MTTMDIGFLAAITVTFVLAGIVKGVTGMGLPTVAMGVLGLFMPPVAAAGLLLLPSFVTNIWQLFAGPSFRELLLRLWPMMLAIVAGTLIGVQLMTGGAARWTTSALGAALVVYAAYSLLARPLVVPRHLMGFLSPLIGLITGLLTGATGVFVMPAVPYIQSMGFDRDMLVQALGLSFTVSTVALALGLASQAAVQIDDLGLSALAIVPALLGMWLGQSIRRIVSPARFRQWFLICLLVLGAELFSRPFWN; the protein is encoded by the coding sequence ATGACGACGATGGACATTGGTTTTCTTGCAGCAATAACCGTAACTTTCGTTCTAGCGGGCATCGTCAAGGGGGTGACGGGCATGGGCCTGCCGACCGTTGCCATGGGCGTTCTGGGCCTTTTCATGCCGCCCGTCGCAGCGGCAGGCCTGCTGCTTCTGCCGTCCTTCGTCACCAATATCTGGCAGCTTTTTGCGGGGCCGAGTTTTCGGGAGCTTCTGCTTCGTCTCTGGCCGATGATGCTTGCGATCGTTGCGGGAACCCTGATCGGTGTTCAACTGATGACGGGCGGTGCGGCGCGCTGGACGACATCGGCGCTGGGTGCGGCACTGGTCGTCTATGCCGCCTACAGCCTGTTGGCGCGACCTCTTGTGGTGCCCCGGCATTTGATGGGCTTTCTATCGCCGCTCATCGGTCTCATCACGGGACTTCTGACAGGTGCTACCGGCGTCTTCGTGATGCCCGCCGTTCCCTATATCCAGTCAATGGGGTTTGATCGCGATATGCTGGTGCAGGCGCTCGGGCTTTCATTTACGGTTTCAACCGTAGCGCTGGCGCTGGGTCTGGCGTCTCAAGCCGCCGTGCAGATCGATGATTTGGGGCTTTCGGCACTCGCCATCGTGCCAGCACTTCTTGGCATGTGGCTTGGGCAATCCATCCGCCGGATCGTCAGTCCGGCGAGATTTCGGCAATGGTTCCTGATCTGCCTTCTGGTCCTCGGGGCGGAGCTGTTCTCCAGACCCTTCTGGAACTGA
- the guaD gene encoding guanine deaminase: protein MSMLLLRGRLLSFNRAPLAIDDTASYVYIEDGGLLLENGKISAIGEYADVRAQAPEDIEETDHRPHLIVPGLIDLHMHFPQMQVIGSYAANLLEWLDTYTFPEECRFVESAHAQRIATHFYDELIRHGTTTAVAYCSVHKTSADAFFAEAMKRNMLMVGGKVMMDRNAPQGLLDTPELGYDETRQVIADWHGKGRNHVAITPRFAITSTPKQMEAAQALAQEFPDLFIQTHLSENLDEINYTCELYPDAIDYTDIYVRYGLMGKKTLLGHAIHLSDREADVLSETGAVAVHCPTSNLFIGSGLFPMKKLQRREKPVRIGVATDIGGGSSYSMLRTMDEAYKIQQLLGERLNPLESWYLMTRGNAEALSMVDRIGTLDVGTDADITVLNASSTPAMALKMEVVTSLTEELFLMLTMGDDRTVVETYIAGISAKTIL, encoded by the coding sequence ATGAGCATGCTTCTGCTGCGCGGACGTCTCTTGAGCTTCAACCGCGCACCGCTCGCAATCGATGATACGGCAAGCTATGTCTATATCGAAGATGGCGGTCTGCTGCTGGAAAACGGCAAGATCAGCGCCATTGGCGAGTATGCGGACGTCCGCGCGCAAGCACCTGAAGACATCGAAGAAACGGACCACCGCCCTCACCTCATCGTGCCGGGCTTGATCGATCTGCACATGCATTTCCCGCAAATGCAGGTCATCGGTTCCTACGCCGCCAATCTGCTGGAATGGCTCGACACCTACACCTTTCCGGAAGAGTGCCGTTTCGTGGAAAGCGCCCATGCGCAACGCATCGCCACCCATTTCTACGACGAACTGATCCGCCACGGCACCACAACGGCTGTCGCCTATTGCTCGGTTCACAAGACATCTGCCGACGCTTTTTTTGCCGAGGCCATGAAGCGCAATATGCTGATGGTGGGCGGCAAGGTCATGATGGACCGCAACGCCCCGCAAGGCCTGCTGGACACACCGGAACTCGGCTATGACGAGACACGTCAGGTTATCGCAGACTGGCACGGCAAAGGCCGCAACCACGTCGCCATCACGCCTCGCTTCGCGATCACCTCGACGCCGAAACAGATGGAAGCAGCACAAGCGCTGGCGCAGGAATTCCCTGACCTCTTTATCCAGACGCATCTGTCTGAAAACCTGGACGAGATCAACTACACCTGCGAACTCTATCCCGATGCCATCGACTATACCGACATCTATGTCCGCTATGGCCTGATGGGCAAAAAGACGCTGCTCGGCCATGCCATCCATCTGTCGGATCGTGAAGCCGATGTGCTCTCGGAAACCGGCGCGGTGGCCGTTCACTGCCCCACATCCAACCTCTTCATCGGCTCCGGCCTGTTCCCAATGAAGAAGCTGCAACGGCGAGAAAAGCCGGTTCGCATCGGCGTGGCCACCGATATTGGCGGCGGATCGAGCTATTCCATGCTGCGCACCATGGACGAAGCCTACAAAATTCAGCAACTGCTGGGAGAACGTTTAAACCCGCTGGAAAGCTGGTACTTGATGACGCGCGGCAATGCCGAGGCGCTGTCGATGGTAGACCGCATCGGCACGCTGGATGTTGGTACAGATGCCGATATCACAGTGCTCAACGCATCTTCGACGCCTGCAATGGCATTGAAGATGGAAGTGGTGACCAGTCTGACGGAAGAACTTTTCCTGATGCTGACCATGGGAGATGACCGCACTGTGGTTGAAACTTACATCGCAGGCATAAGTGCCAAAACTATACTTTAG
- a CDS encoding D-alanyl-D-alanine carboxypeptidase, with protein MAGAWIFAFAFFCAIVSFGAAPAQARYAHIIIDAKTGKVLDSQNADVINFPASLTKMMTLYLTFEALHDGRLKLDQRITMSKNGAATIPSKLWVKAGTTFTAREAIYGMIVKSANDLAEGMGDHLGGSEAKFAQMMTRKARQLGMTKTVFRNASGLPDRAQVTTARDMAKLGLALQRDFPREYKMFNTTSFKFRGKTIRGHNRLLTRYQGVDGIKTGYTNASGFNLVSAVNHNGRSVVGVVLGGRTAQRRDNQMVALLDRTLPKASRTRVNEQLIASASTSRTFDVPPATVPLPMFAERREPATTQVAAANGAIADMIQTSSVAPTASAHRSAWEVQIAAADSEAAALTLLRNAQSSLSAGPAANIAPYTEAVRSGGVTLYRARFTGFDNQADALSACKDLKAQSYSCVVMSSNG; from the coding sequence ATGGCTGGAGCATGGATTTTTGCTTTTGCTTTCTTCTGCGCGATCGTCTCTTTTGGGGCAGCGCCAGCGCAGGCGCGCTATGCGCACATCATCATCGACGCGAAGACGGGCAAGGTGCTGGACTCGCAAAATGCAGATGTCATAAACTTTCCTGCCTCCCTGACCAAGATGATGACCCTCTATCTGACCTTCGAGGCGCTGCATGATGGCCGCCTGAAACTCGATCAGCGCATCACCATGTCCAAGAACGGCGCGGCGACCATTCCCTCCAAACTCTGGGTCAAGGCGGGCACGACTTTTACAGCGCGCGAAGCCATCTATGGCATGATCGTCAAATCCGCCAACGACCTTGCCGAGGGCATGGGCGATCATCTGGGTGGATCGGAAGCCAAGTTCGCGCAGATGATGACACGCAAGGCCCGGCAACTGGGCATGACGAAGACGGTGTTTCGCAACGCATCCGGCCTGCCCGACAGGGCGCAGGTGACAACGGCTCGAGATATGGCAAAGCTGGGGCTTGCGCTTCAGCGGGATTTCCCCAGAGAATACAAGATGTTCAACACAACATCCTTCAAATTCAGGGGCAAGACGATCCGTGGCCATAACAGGCTTCTGACCCGCTATCAGGGTGTGGACGGCATCAAGACCGGCTACACCAACGCTTCGGGCTTCAACCTCGTCAGCGCCGTCAACCACAATGGCCGCAGCGTCGTGGGCGTGGTTCTGGGCGGGCGGACGGCCCAGCGCCGTGACAACCAGATGGTTGCCCTGCTGGACAGGACCCTGCCCAAGGCGTCGAGAACACGGGTCAACGAACAGCTCATCGCCAGCGCCAGCACCAGCCGCACATTCGACGTACCGCCCGCAACCGTGCCGCTGCCAATGTTTGCCGAGCGGCGTGAGCCTGCGACCACTCAGGTCGCCGCAGCCAATGGTGCAATCGCCGACATGATCCAGACCTCGTCGGTGGCGCCAACCGCATCTGCGCATAGAAGTGCATGGGAAGTTCAGATCGCTGCCGCCGATTCAGAAGCCGCCGCCCTGACGCTTCTCCGCAATGCGCAATCCTCTCTCTCTGCCGGACCGGCAGCGAACATTGCACCCTACACGGAAGCCGTACGCAGTGGAGGCGTGACGCTCTACCGCGCCCGCTTCACCGGCTTTGACAATCAGGCCGATGCCCTCTCGGCCTGCAAGGACCTGAAAGCGCAATCCTATTCCTGCGTGGTCATGTCGAGCAACGGCTAG
- a CDS encoding alpha-hydroxy acid oxidase, giving the protein MAKILTIADLKKKAKRRVPKMFFDYADSGAWTESTYRANEDDFAKIKLRQRVLVDMTNRSLATEMIGEKVSMPVALSPTGLTGMQHADGEMLAAKAAEEFGVPFTLSTMSICSIEDVASVTSRPFWFQLYVMKDRDFVNNLIDRAKAAKCSALVLTLDLQILGQRHKDLRNGLSAPPKFTPKHIWQMATRPQWCVDMLRTKRRSFGNIVGHAKNVSDLSSLSSWTAEQFDPRLSWEDVAWIKQRWGGKLILKGILDEDDARAAADTGADAIIVSNHGGRQLDGALSSIAILPKIVDAVGDRIEVHLDGGIRSGQDVLKAIAIGAKGTYIGRPFLYGLGADGKQGVTTALEIIRKEMDITMALCGKRLLTDVDRSILVQ; this is encoded by the coding sequence ATGGCCAAAATCCTCACCATTGCCGACCTGAAGAAAAAGGCGAAGCGCCGCGTTCCCAAGATGTTTTTCGACTATGCCGATAGCGGCGCATGGACCGAAAGCACCTACCGGGCCAATGAAGATGACTTCGCCAAGATAAAACTGCGCCAGCGCGTGCTGGTGGATATGACCAATCGCTCGCTGGCAACCGAAATGATCGGCGAGAAGGTCTCGATGCCCGTGGCGCTTTCGCCGACCGGGCTCACCGGCATGCAGCACGCCGATGGCGAGATGCTGGCGGCCAAGGCGGCAGAGGAATTCGGCGTGCCCTTCACGCTCTCCACCATGAGCATCTGCTCCATCGAAGACGTGGCATCGGTCACCTCGCGCCCCTTCTGGTTCCAGCTCTACGTGATGAAGGACCGCGACTTCGTCAACAATCTGATCGACCGGGCGAAGGCAGCGAAATGCTCGGCGCTGGTGCTGACACTCGATTTGCAAATCCTCGGGCAACGCCACAAGGATCTGCGCAACGGCCTTTCGGCCCCACCCAAATTCACGCCCAAGCATATCTGGCAGATGGCAACGCGTCCGCAATGGTGCGTGGACATGCTGCGCACCAAGCGCCGCAGCTTTGGCAACATCGTCGGCCATGCCAAGAATGTCTCCGACCTCTCCTCGCTTTCCTCATGGACAGCAGAGCAGTTCGACCCGCGCCTTTCCTGGGAAGACGTCGCCTGGATCAAGCAGCGTTGGGGCGGCAAGCTCATTCTGAAGGGCATTCTGGATGAGGACGATGCGCGCGCTGCCGCCGATACTGGTGCAGATGCCATCATCGTTTCCAACCATGGCGGGCGCCAACTCGACGGCGCGCTTTCTTCCATAGCCATCCTTCCCAAGATCGTGGATGCAGTCGGCGACCGGATAGAGGTCCACCTCGATGGCGGCATACGCTCCGGTCAGGACGTGCTGAAGGCGATCGCCATCGGCGCGAAGGGCACCTATATCGGCAGGCCATTCCTCTACGGTCTGGGTGCCGATGGCAAACAGGGCGTGACGACGGCGCTGGAAATCATCCGCAAGGAAATGGATATCACCATGGCGCTGTGCGGCAAACGACTTCTGACGGACGTCGACCGCAGTATTCTCGTGCAATGA
- the xdhC gene encoding xanthine dehydrogenase accessory protein XdhC: protein MPDTPISSFLDGSNPTILIEIESVKGSAPREAGTFMLVSSTRIWQTIGGGQFEYMAIDHARAMLAGKTANDTMDIPLGPEIGQCCGGRTLLQFTKVTPAIAEGLKQRLVQEHQSQPAVFIFGAGHVGKALAQALALLPLSITVIETRREELVWLPETVSSHITAMPEAMVKAVPAGGTVIIVTHDHALDFLIAKEALARADLAYVGMIGSKTKRATFAHWLEREGQPTSMLERLVLPIGGNTVKDKRPAVIATLVAAEVLHAIHRFAAPAPARSDRDHPAGQDRV from the coding sequence ATGCCTGACACCCCCATCTCCTCTTTTCTCGATGGATCAAACCCCACCATCCTCATCGAAATCGAATCCGTAAAAGGCTCTGCCCCACGCGAAGCCGGAACCTTCATGCTCGTTTCATCAACCCGCATCTGGCAAACCATCGGCGGTGGGCAGTTCGAATATATGGCCATCGACCACGCCCGCGCGATGCTGGCGGGCAAGACAGCCAACGACACCATGGACATCCCGCTCGGCCCCGAAATCGGCCAATGCTGCGGCGGGCGCACCCTGCTGCAATTCACAAAGGTCACACCCGCAATCGCCGAAGGGCTGAAGCAGCGCCTAGTGCAAGAGCACCAGTCCCAGCCCGCCGTCTTCATCTTCGGCGCGGGCCATGTGGGCAAAGCTCTGGCCCAGGCACTGGCCCTCCTTCCACTCTCCATCACCGTCATCGAGACGCGGCGTGAGGAACTGGTTTGGCTACCTGAGACCGTGTCGTCCCACATTACCGCGATGCCCGAAGCCATGGTGAAAGCCGTTCCCGCTGGTGGAACGGTGATCATCGTCACCCATGATCACGCGCTGGATTTCCTGATTGCCAAGGAAGCGCTTGCCCGCGCTGATCTGGCCTATGTCGGCATGATCGGCTCCAAGACCAAACGCGCCACCTTCGCGCACTGGCTGGAGCGCGAAGGTCAGCCAACGTCAATGCTAGAGCGACTGGTTCTGCCCATCGGCGGAAACACCGTGAAAGACAAACGTCCCGCCGTCATAGCGACCTTGGTAGCAGCCGAAGTGCTTCACGCAATTCATCGCTTTGCCGCACCCGCCCCGGCCCGATCTGATCGCGACCATCCAGCAGGCCAAGATCGCGTTTGA